Part of the Halopenitus persicus genome is shown below.
CGAACTTCTCCAGGAGCGTCCGGGCGTCGACGCGGTACTCACGCAGCGTCGGGTCGTTCGTGTTCCACTCGCCCCGGACCTGCTTGACGATCAGCTCCGAGTCGCCCCGGACGTCGATCTCGTCGAACCCGAAGTCGGTGGCCGCCTCCAGGGCGGCGATCAGCGCCTCGTACTCGGCTTGGTTGTTCGTCGCGCGACCGATCCGCTCGCCCCCTTCCGCGACGATCCCGTCGCTCGTCACGAGACACCATCCGACTGCGGCCGGACCGGGGTTCCCGCGGGAGGCCCCGTCGAAGTAGACGTGGGCGCGATCCCCGGCGTCCCGCAGCAGGGCGGTCAGCGCGGTCGGCGAGGATCCCTGGACGACCACCGTCCCGTCGTAGGCGACCGCGACCGCCCCGTCACGCTCGGCTCGCCAGCGTTCGTGCGGGGTGTTCCCCGGCTTGATCTCGACGCCGGCCGCCGCCAGTCGCTCGCGGGCCTCGGACGGATCGCAGTCGATGGTCGGCATCGTCGGGTCCTCGTACCGCGCCGGATAAAGGGGCCTCGATCGTTCCGGATCGTGCCGGCGCCGATCACGGTCCCGTCGGCGCCTCGACCCCTGTTTCAGGCGAACATTTAACACGCCCGGAAGGGATACTATATAAATGCGATGACACGGCCCACCCGCCAGCGGGAGCACGACCGGCAGCGCACGCGACATGGCGACGAACGAACGGCCGAGGAGGAGGAGGAGGACGGGACGAGCGCGGACGCGGACGAGGTGGTCGCCGAGGACGTCGACGTCGACGACCTCGACCCCGAGGAACTGACGCGGACGGCCGACGGCGAGCTGATACACGAAGAAACCGGCCTCATCATCGAGGAGGAACAGATCGATCCCGGGCCGGAATGGCGGGCGTTCAACCACTCCGAGCGACAGGAGAAGTCCCGCGTGGGCGCGCCGACCACGCAGACGATGCACGACAAGGGGCTAACGACGACGATCGACTGGAAGGACAAGGACGCCTACGGACGGTCGATCTCGTCGAAGAAGCGCTCGCAGATGCACCGGCTGCGCAAGTGGCAGGAGCGCATCCGGACGAAGGACGCGGGCGAGCGGAACCTCCAGTTCGCGCTCTCGGAGATCGACCGCATGGCCTCCGCGCTGGGCGTCCCCCGCTCGGTCCGGGAGGTCGCCTCGGTGATGTACCGGCGTGCGCTGAAGGAGGACCTCATTCGAGGTCGGTCAATCGAGGGCGTCGCCACCTCCACCCTCTATGCGGCCTGTCGGAAGGAGGGCATTCCTCGCTCGCTCGAGGAGATCTCGGACGTCTCCCGCGTCGAGCGCAAGGAGATCGGTCGGACCTATCGCTACATCTCCCAGGAACTGGGCCTCGAAATGAAGCCGGTCGACCCGAAGAAGTACGTTCCGCGATTCTGTTCCGAGCTCGAACTGTCCGAGGAGGTCCAGTCGAAGGCCAACGAGATCATCGAGACCACGGCGGAGAAGGGGCTGTTGTCCGGCAAATCCCCGACCGGGTACGCCGCGGCGGCGATCTACGCGGCCTCGCTGCTGTGCAACGAGAAGAAGACCCAACGCGAGGTCGCCAGCGTCGCGCAGGTGACCGAGGTCACCATCCGAAACCGGTATCAGGAGCAGATCGAGGCGATGGGCATTCCGAACTAGACCGTTTCGATTCTCCCGAGCGGGCAACCTTCAAGCCGGTCGCCGCCGAAGCCGCGATCGAATGCGGCTCGACGAGTTCGTGGAACTCGAGCGGAACGAGCGCGCCGAGCGACGGCGACTCGCGGAGCGGAAGGACTACGCGATCCTCGACCACGTCGAGACCTTTCAGGACCGGTTCGAGGAGTCGTTGTCGGGCGATTCGCTCGTGGGATCGGTCTCACCGTCGATCTTCGTCGGCCGGGCGGAGTATCCCAACGTCTCCACGGGGATCCTCTCGCCGGTCGGCCGCGAGGACCGAGCCGACGCGTTCCGGACCTCCGGCGCGTGGTACGAGGAGGGCGTCTCCATCGCCGACGTCTTCGAGCGTCGGACGAGCCTGCTCAACTCCAACCGGACGACGGCGGCCGACTCCGTCCACGACGCCTGGGACGGCTGGCTCGGAACCCAGCGCGAGGTCGCGATCGCGGACCGCCCCGTCGACGTGGAGATCGGCCTCGACTCGACCCCGGATCTGGACCTCGACGTCGACCGTGGCGACCTCGGAGCCCCGGTCGGACCGAGCGCCCGCGCCAGGGAGGCGAGCCTCGGTGAGAACCCCCACGTTCCCCGCCCGGTGAAGAAGACCCTCGAGGACGACGACTGGCGGGCACAGGGGGCGATGACCTACCTCTACCGCCGCGGGTTCGACGTCTACGACATCAACTCGATCCTCTCCGCCGGCGCGCTCGGGCGGGGTGACGACCGGCGGCTCGTCCCCACGCGCTGGTCGATCACCGCGGTCGACGACACGATCGGCCAGTACCTCCGCGGAACGATCCGGGACGCGCAGAGCGTCGACCGGGTCGAGATCCACCGGAACGAGTACCTCGGGAACGCCTTCTGGGTCATCCTCGCGCCCGGCCGGTGGGAGTACGAACTCGTCGAGATGAAGGCGCCCGGCAGCGTCTGGAACCCGGACCCGGAGGCCGGCACGTACCTCGCCGCGGCCCACGAGGGACGGGAGGGTCGAACCGCCTACGTCGAGGAGACGGCCGGCGCGTACTACGCGGCCCGCCTCGGCGCGCTCGAGCACCTCTCGGACCGCGGCCGGCAGGCGAAGGTGCTCGTCCTGCGGCACGTCTCCGACGAGTACTGGGGTCCCGTCGGCGTCTGGCAGGTCCGCGAGTCGGTGCGCGACGCCTTCGAGGGCGAACACGGAACCGCGGAGACGTTCGGCGACGCGGTTCGCGGCGTGACCGACCATCTCCCGATCTCGCTCGGCGACCTTCGAAGAAAGTCGACGATGGCGGCCGGCCTCCAGACCGACCTCAGCTCGTTCCTCCGCGATTCGGACGCGACCACGTGAGGGAGTCCGCGATCCGTCGCCGACGCAGGGACCCGGAGCGGAACCGCCGCTGCTACGCGTCGATCGCCGCTTCGCTTTCGGCAAGCTGGTCGAACACGTCCGCGACGAGCTCGCCGGTATCGGCGATGATCGCGTCCATCTCCTCGGCCGCGTCCGCCTCCGGCAGCCCGAGGAGCCGCGCGATCCGCATGATCGACACGTGGTAGACGCGTTGGGTCCCCGGATCGACCTCCTGAATCACCATGTTACAGGGAAACAGCGCGCCGACGTCGCCGCCGGTCGCGTCAAGCGCCCGGTCGGCCATCGTCGGGTTACACGCGCCGAGCACGTAGTAGGGATCCCGGTCGGCGTCGACCTTCTCGTTGAGCAGTTCCGACGGGGAGAACTCCACGGGCACCCCGAATCCGGCGTCCGAACAGACGGCTCGAACGCGCTCGATCGCCTCCTCGTGGTCCATCGCCAGCAGCTGCTCCTCCTCGCCGAAGTCCTCGCCGTCGATCTCGGCCGGGTCAAACGGGAGCGTCATACCCGTGGTTCGTACGGTGCGTGGTAAAAGGGATCGGTGGTCGGTCGGGTCGGTCTGGATGCGAGCTCGACGCGGATCGGCTATTCGGTCGCGACCGGACCGCGGCCGACCGTCTCCGCGACCGTCCCGACGAACGCGCCGCGGGAGTCGAACAGCGTCTCGTCCGTCTCCTCGAGCACGTCTGCCAGTTCCCGCGCGCCGTCGGGCGTCCGTATCCTCGCGTCGCCCTCCTGGTCGATGACGTCGCTCTTCGACTTCGGCCAGACGAGTCGGGAGGCGACCCGCGTGACCGGCTGTCCCTCGACCGCTTCGCCGGAGCCGAGCTCGACGGCGGGCTCGTCCGGCGCCTCCTCGTCAGCGTCCTCGCTCATACGCCGTCGGTTCCGCGGGCACGACGGTAATACTTTCGAAGGTGGACCGTCGCTCCTCGCCAACCGAGTTCGTGAGTCCGCCGTTCCGACCGACGCCTCGACGGGTCGAACCGCCGGACGTCACGCGCCCGTCTGACGTAGTGTTTTGGGGATGGACGACGAAGGGCGCGTATGACGAGTCTCTCGGAGGTCTATGGGGGGCGGGGTCGATCGACCGCGAGCCTCCGACGGCTGTATCTCGGGGTGGCACTGTTCGCCGTCGGGATCCTGCTCATCGTCGCCGGCATCATCGCGGCCGGGACCGACCTCATCCCGTCGATGGAGGCGTACAGCCTCGCGGACGCGCGCTGGTACGGGGGGATCCTCGGAGGAACCGGGCTCCCGTTGGCGATGCTGGGCGTGATGAGCGTGCTGCCCGCGGGGCGACGGACGCGCGCGTCGGCGGTCGTCGGCGCGTCGATTATGGCTCTCGGAGTCGTAGTGTTCTCGTACGCCTACCCGTATCACTGGGTCAACAGCCCACGCCCCGAGCTGGTCGATCTCACGCTGCCGACCGCCGGCATCTACTTCCTCGGCGGAGCGACCGTCTTCTGGTGTCTGTTCGTCGGCGTCGCCAACTTCAAGACCCGAAACGACCCCGGCGGTATGGTCACGCTCGAGGTGACCCACAAGGGCGAAACGAAGGTCGTCGAGGTCGACCGCCGACAACTCGACGAGTTCGGCGGCGTCGGGCTCCTCGGCGGGACTCCCGACGGCTCCGTCGAGACGCAGACGAACGACCCGGACGCGAACACCCTCGGCGGCAGCGGAGCCGAGGTCTCACACGCCACCGACGACTCCGCGACGGCTCCCGTCTCGGACGACTCCGCGACGGACATCTTCGACGATACGAGTAGCGCAGGCGGGTCGAGCCGGCCGAGCGGGCCGAGCACCCCGACCTCCTCCGGCGGACCGGCCGGACCCGGTGCCGCGAGCGTCAGCGACGGCGGGTCCGACCCCGAATCGATCCGGACGCCGGCCGGATCCGAGACACCCTCGAGCGGATCCGAGACACCCTCGAGCGGATCCGGGGCGCCATCGACCGGGACCGATCAGTCCTCGAACGGAGGGACGG
Proteins encoded:
- the rnhA gene encoding ribonuclease HI, with protein sequence MPTIDCDPSEARERLAAAGVEIKPGNTPHERWRAERDGAVAVAYDGTVVVQGSSPTALTALLRDAGDRAHVYFDGASRGNPGPAAVGWCLVTSDGIVAEGGERIGRATNNQAEYEALIAALEAATDFGFDEIDVRGDSELIVKQVRGEWNTNDPTLREYRVDARTLLEKFDRWSIAHVPRSVNERADDLANEALDE
- a CDS encoding transcription initiation factor IIB is translated as MTRPTRQREHDRQRTRHGDERTAEEEEEDGTSADADEVVAEDVDVDDLDPEELTRTADGELIHEETGLIIEEEQIDPGPEWRAFNHSERQEKSRVGAPTTQTMHDKGLTTTIDWKDKDAYGRSISSKKRSQMHRLRKWQERIRTKDAGERNLQFALSEIDRMASALGVPRSVREVASVMYRRALKEDLIRGRSIEGVATSTLYAACRKEGIPRSLEEISDVSRVERKEIGRTYRYISQELGLEMKPVDPKKYVPRFCSELELSEEVQSKANEIIETTAEKGLLSGKSPTGYAAAAIYAASLLCNEKKTQREVASVAQVTEVTIRNRYQEQIEAMGIPN
- the nreA gene encoding DNA repair protein NreA, which codes for MRLDEFVELERNERAERRRLAERKDYAILDHVETFQDRFEESLSGDSLVGSVSPSIFVGRAEYPNVSTGILSPVGREDRADAFRTSGAWYEEGVSIADVFERRTSLLNSNRTTAADSVHDAWDGWLGTQREVAIADRPVDVEIGLDSTPDLDLDVDRGDLGAPVGPSARAREASLGENPHVPRPVKKTLEDDDWRAQGAMTYLYRRGFDVYDINSILSAGALGRGDDRRLVPTRWSITAVDDTIGQYLRGTIRDAQSVDRVEIHRNEYLGNAFWVILAPGRWEYELVEMKAPGSVWNPDPEAGTYLAAAHEGREGRTAYVEETAGAYYAARLGALEHLSDRGRQAKVLVLRHVSDEYWGPVGVWQVRESVRDAFEGEHGTAETFGDAVRGVTDHLPISLGDLRRKSTMAAGLQTDLSSFLRDSDATT
- a CDS encoding DUF302 domain-containing protein, coding for MTLPFDPAEIDGEDFGEEEQLLAMDHEEAIERVRAVCSDAGFGVPVEFSPSELLNEKVDADRDPYYVLGACNPTMADRALDATGGDVGALFPCNMVIQEVDPGTQRVYHVSIMRIARLLGLPEADAAEEMDAIIADTGELVADVFDQLAESEAAIDA
- a CDS encoding DUF5789 family protein; this translates as MSEDADEEAPDEPAVELGSGEAVEGQPVTRVASRLVWPKSKSDVIDQEGDARIRTPDGARELADVLEETDETLFDSRGAFVGTVAETVGRGPVATE
- a CDS encoding DUF7139 domain-containing protein, which translates into the protein MTSLSEVYGGRGRSTASLRRLYLGVALFAVGILLIVAGIIAAGTDLIPSMEAYSLADARWYGGILGGTGLPLAMLGVMSVLPAGRRTRASAVVGASIMALGVVVFSYAYPYHWVNSPRPELVDLTLPTAGIYFLGGATVFWCLFVGVANFKTRNDPGGMVTLEVTHKGETKVVEVDRRQLDEFGGVGLLGGTPDGSVETQTNDPDANTLGGSGAEVSHATDDSATAPVSDDSATDIFDDTSSAGGSSRPSGPSTPTSSGGPAGPGAASVSDGGSDPESIRTPAGSETPSSGSETPSSGSGAPSTGTDQSSNGGTGGDDGFSTDWPDPGRNRTGERDRDDDRNRSRNHSTDGSGRSVDHPAGTSTDQFAASNASTDDEDVEFIE